A region of Thermobifida halotolerans DNA encodes the following proteins:
- a CDS encoding DUF2267 domain-containing protein, translating into MQHDTFIGQVQARARLDSRGAAEAATRATLETLAERIPADLANDLAAQLPREISEHVRRITTQAGAEHGSRFGQDEFISRVRDRAHTDDPKAAHMARVVFEILDEATTGSTMDKVRHSLPDDLRQLTLAGSTG; encoded by the coding sequence ATGCAGCACGACACGTTCATCGGACAGGTGCAGGCACGGGCCCGGCTGGACAGCAGGGGGGCGGCCGAGGCGGCGACCAGGGCGACACTGGAGACCCTCGCCGAGCGGATTCCCGCCGACCTCGCCAACGACCTCGCCGCACAGCTCCCCAGGGAGATCAGCGAGCACGTACGACGCATCACCACCCAGGCCGGGGCCGAACACGGGAGCCGGTTCGGCCAGGACGAGTTCATCTCCCGCGTCAGGGACCGGGCGCACACCGACGACCCGAAGGCCGCGCACATGGCGCGGGTGGTCTTCGAGATCCTCGACGAGGCGACCACCGGCAGCACCATGGACAAGGTCCGCCACAGCCTGCCGGACGACCTGCGCCAGCTCACCCTGGCCGGCAGCACGGGCTGA
- a CDS encoding NADH:flavin oxidoreductase/NADH oxidase — protein MSFLFEPIKLRDTVIRNRVWVSPMCQYSAVDGVPDDWHLVHLGQFATGGAGLVMAEATAVVPEGRISPADTGLWNDEQVAAWRRITDFLRGHGAVPAIQLAHAGRKASTAPPWEEERTVPESEGGWTTVSATGRPFGGLAAPRALTTAEIAELPGRFAAAARRAEAAGFDVVELHFAHGYLAHQFYSPLVNDRTDAYGGGFDNRVRLLLEITEAVREVWPRQRPLFVRLSATDWVDGGWTCDDSVRLARLLAERGVDLVDTSSGGAVPRAPIRIRPGYQVPFARRIRTEADVPTGAVGLITAPEQAEEIVASGSADAVLLGRALLRDPHWPLRAAEALRAGDGLWPRPYERARLT, from the coding sequence GTGAGCTTCCTCTTCGAACCGATCAAACTGCGCGACACCGTCATCCGCAACCGGGTGTGGGTCTCCCCGATGTGTCAGTACTCGGCCGTGGACGGAGTGCCCGACGACTGGCACCTGGTCCACCTCGGACAGTTCGCCACCGGCGGGGCCGGACTGGTGATGGCCGAGGCCACCGCCGTGGTCCCCGAGGGCCGGATCAGCCCCGCCGACACCGGGCTGTGGAACGACGAGCAGGTCGCCGCCTGGCGGCGGATCACCGACTTCCTGCGCGGCCACGGCGCGGTGCCCGCGATCCAGTTGGCGCACGCGGGCCGCAAGGCGTCCACGGCTCCCCCCTGGGAGGAGGAGCGCACGGTCCCCGAGTCGGAGGGCGGCTGGACCACGGTCAGTGCCACCGGCAGGCCGTTCGGTGGCCTCGCCGCACCGCGCGCGCTGACCACCGCGGAGATCGCCGAACTGCCCGGGCGCTTCGCCGCGGCCGCCCGCCGCGCCGAGGCCGCCGGATTCGACGTGGTGGAACTGCACTTCGCGCACGGCTACCTGGCCCACCAGTTCTACTCCCCCCTCGTCAACGACCGCACCGACGCCTACGGCGGCGGCTTCGACAACCGGGTGCGACTGCTGCTGGAGATCACCGAGGCGGTACGGGAGGTCTGGCCGCGGCAGCGCCCCCTGTTCGTGCGGCTCTCCGCCACCGACTGGGTCGACGGCGGCTGGACCTGCGACGACTCGGTGCGCCTGGCCCGACTGCTCGCCGAACGCGGCGTCGACCTCGTCGACACCTCCAGCGGCGGCGCGGTGCCGCGCGCCCCCATCCGGATCCGCCCCGGATACCAGGTGCCCTTCGCCCGGCGGATCAGAACCGAGGCCGACGTGCCGACCGGCGCGGTCGGCCTGATCACCGCGCCCGAGCAGGCCGAGGAGATCGTCGCCTCCGGCTCCGCCGACGCGGTGCTGCTGGGCCGCGCGCTGCTGCGCGACCCGCACTGGCCGCTGCGCGCCGCCGAGGCGCTGCGCGCGGGCGACGGCCTGTGGCCCCGACCGTACGAACGCGCCCGCCTCACCTAG
- a CDS encoding SWIM zinc finger family protein produces the protein MSERWSTNDVWALAPDASSRKAAQKVAKPASWPNRGWRAADPGTDAPGGAEVVWGECRGSGSKPYQAAAHLTGSGAPAYRCSCPSRKTPCKHVLALLYLWAEGEVAEDTGPAWVGEWLTRRASAAGPRTAGAARKTPADPEAAARRARLREERVADGLAELETWLRDQVGAGLVDSRQKGYGQWDAVAARLVDAQAGRLAEQVRALAGAAAGPDWTDRLLTEYALLHLLCTGYRRRDELPEPVRATVRARIGFPPPEPDPAAAVRDHWHVLCRHDFDADRVSGRRIWLRGRDSGRTAMLLSFAGPGRGHDASIRVGTVLDAELAFHTAENRAVVTARHAEHRAAPPPGGSVADALADHARALAADPWLEAWPVVLADVVCARDGGWWLTDPAGESLPLRSTTESGWRLFGVSAGRPVTVAGEWTPDGLRPLTAWDGQGRMVPVS, from the coding sequence GTGAGCGAACGATGGAGCACCAACGACGTCTGGGCCCTCGCCCCCGACGCCTCCTCCCGCAAGGCCGCGCAGAAGGTCGCCAAACCCGCCTCGTGGCCGAACCGGGGCTGGCGGGCGGCCGACCCGGGAACCGACGCTCCCGGAGGAGCCGAGGTGGTGTGGGGCGAGTGCAGGGGCAGCGGGTCCAAGCCCTACCAGGCCGCCGCGCACCTGACCGGTTCCGGTGCGCCCGCCTACCGGTGCAGCTGCCCCAGCCGCAAGACCCCCTGCAAGCACGTGCTCGCCCTGCTGTACCTGTGGGCCGAGGGCGAGGTCGCCGAGGACACGGGCCCCGCCTGGGTGGGGGAGTGGCTGACCAGGCGCGCCAGCGCGGCCGGACCCAGGACCGCCGGGGCCGCCAGGAAGACCCCGGCCGACCCCGAGGCCGCGGCCCGCCGCGCCCGCCTCCGCGAGGAGCGGGTGGCCGACGGCCTCGCCGAGCTGGAGACGTGGCTGCGCGACCAGGTCGGCGCCGGACTGGTCGACAGCCGCCAGAAGGGCTACGGGCAGTGGGACGCCGTGGCGGCGCGGCTCGTCGACGCCCAGGCCGGTCGGCTCGCCGAACAGGTGCGCGCCCTGGCCGGGGCCGCGGCCGGACCGGACTGGACCGACCGCCTCCTCACCGAGTACGCGCTGCTGCACCTGCTGTGCACCGGCTACCGCCGCCGTGACGAACTGCCCGAACCCGTGCGCGCCACGGTCCGCGCCCGGATCGGCTTCCCGCCGCCCGAGCCCGACCCCGCCGCGGCGGTCCGCGACCACTGGCACGTCCTGTGCCGCCACGACTTCGACGCCGACCGGGTGAGCGGCCGCCGGATCTGGCTGCGCGGCCGCGACTCCGGACGCACCGCCATGCTGCTGTCCTTCGCCGGGCCGGGACGCGGCCACGACGCCTCGATCCGGGTCGGCACCGTCCTCGACGCCGAGCTGGCCTTCCACACCGCCGAGAACCGCGCCGTGGTCACCGCCCGCCACGCCGAACACCGCGCGGCCCCTCCGCCCGGCGGCTCCGTCGCCGACGCCCTCGCCGACCACGCCCGCGCCCTGGCCGCCGACCCGTGGCTGGAGGCGTGGCCGGTGGTCCTCGCCGACGTCGTCTGCGCCCGCGACGGCGGCTGGTGGCTCACCGATCCGGCGGGTGAGTCCCTGCCGCTGCGGTCCACCACCGAGTCCGGCTGGCGGCTGTTCGGCGTCAGCGCGGGCCGCCCCGTCACCGTGGCGGGCGAGTGGACCCCCGACGGCCTGCGCCCGCTCACCGCGTGGGACGGACAGGGACGGATGGTCCCGGTGTCCTGA
- a CDS encoding DUF5691 domain-containing protein, which yields MTDTGPWHDLVSTALVGTARRAVPHTPGLPEAAGDDPAAVLLDRAALAAVQRRAGHVPRRVAPPPAAPAETAPHLRAAAVTRLNSILTGPHRDLLAEWLDLAVATGRRLPPELLPALLDRGRHETALRPALARLGGERARWLARHNPAWAYLDDAVETAFDPEEWKTGTAGQRRAQLAALRRTDPAAARDLLAETWPNERAEQRLRLLETFRTGLSREDEPFLDTALDDRASRVRALAATLLAQLPDSAHSRRLAAHAVRLLRRPRPRRPVEITLPDLADTDLAAALGVSPTDTADPKGDKRRERLWALVSHTPLETWIGHLGDTPVDVVAATGDWDLCCALANAAVLQRDRAWARALLTPMMTRLVNHQNPRASRASALLALLDAEEQCAWVLRWSGSRPTAQRLLPLLEQLDCRWSADLAATVTEVILDPERTTMSLLTRLCHHAATRLDPALHRRFAEAADHHRDDDNNQATVADLAGTLKFRDDMRKELM from the coding sequence GTGACAGACACCGGTCCCTGGCACGACCTCGTGTCGACGGCGCTGGTGGGTACCGCCCGGCGCGCCGTGCCGCACACGCCCGGACTGCCCGAGGCGGCCGGCGACGACCCCGCGGCGGTCCTGCTCGACCGCGCGGCCCTGGCCGCCGTGCAGCGCCGCGCGGGCCACGTCCCCCGCCGGGTCGCCCCGCCGCCCGCGGCCCCGGCCGAGACCGCGCCCCACCTCCGCGCCGCGGCCGTCACCCGACTGAACTCCATCCTCACCGGCCCCCACCGCGACCTGCTCGCCGAATGGCTGGACCTCGCCGTCGCCACCGGCCGCCGCCTGCCGCCGGAACTGCTGCCCGCCCTGCTCGACCGCGGCCGCCACGAGACCGCGCTGCGCCCGGCCCTCGCCCGCCTCGGCGGCGAACGGGCCCGGTGGCTGGCCCGCCACAACCCCGCCTGGGCCTACCTCGACGACGCCGTCGAGACCGCCTTCGACCCCGAGGAGTGGAAGACCGGCACGGCCGGGCAGCGCCGCGCCCAACTGGCCGCGCTGCGCCGCACCGACCCCGCCGCGGCCCGCGACCTGCTCGCCGAGACGTGGCCGAACGAGCGGGCCGAGCAGCGGCTGCGACTCCTGGAGACCTTCCGGACCGGTCTGTCGCGCGAGGACGAGCCGTTCCTCGACACGGCGCTGGACGACCGCGCCTCCAGGGTGCGCGCCCTGGCCGCGACCCTGCTGGCGCAACTGCCCGACAGCGCCCACAGCCGCCGCCTCGCCGCGCACGCCGTCCGCCTGCTCCGCCGTCCCCGCCCCCGCCGGCCGGTCGAGATCACCCTGCCCGACCTCGCCGACACCGACCTCGCCGCGGCGCTCGGCGTCAGCCCCACCGACACCGCCGACCCCAAGGGTGACAAGCGCCGCGAACGCCTGTGGGCCCTGGTCTCCCACACGCCCCTGGAGACCTGGATCGGCCACCTCGGCGACACCCCGGTCGACGTCGTGGCCGCGACCGGGGACTGGGACCTGTGCTGCGCCCTGGCCAACGCCGCCGTGCTGCAACGCGACCGCGCATGGGCCCGGGCGCTCCTCACCCCCATGATGACCCGGCTCGTCAACCACCAGAACCCGCGGGCCAGCCGGGCGTCCGCGCTGCTGGCCCTGCTGGACGCCGAGGAGCAGTGCGCCTGGGTGCTGCGCTGGAGCGGCTCCCGGCCGACCGCGCAGCGGCTCCTCCCGCTCCTCGAACAGCTCGACTGCCGGTGGAGCGCGGATCTCGCCGCGACGGTGACCGAGGTGATCCTCGACCCGGAACGGACCACCATGTCGCTGCTGACGCGACTGTGCCACCACGCCGCCACCAGACTCGACCCCGCCCTGCACCGGCGCTTCGCCGAAGCCGCCGACCACCACCGCGACGACGACAACAACCAGGCCACCGTGGCCGACCTCGCGGGAACCCTGAAATTCCGCGACGACATGCGCAAGGAGCTGATGTGA
- a CDS encoding ATP-binding protein: MSTQTPAVLRPHAEQAYADELAALAKADDRPRPPGWKLSPWAVTQYVLGTTLDDGTEITPKYVGARRVVEVAVATLATDRALLLLGVPGTAKTWLSEHLAAAVAGDSTLLVQGTAGTAEEAVRYGWNYARLLAEGPSEQALVPSPVMTAMSEGRLARVEELTRIPSDVQDALITILSEKTLPVPELGIEVQARRGFNIIATANDRDRGVNDLSSALRRRFNTVVLPVPQTADDEVEIVTRRVAQLGRNLDLPEVPAGLTEIRRVVTVFRELRNGVTEDGRTKVKSPSGTLSTAEAISVITNGIALAAHFGDGVLRPGDVAAGISGAVVQDPVSDGVVWREYLETVVRERDDWDDFYRACREASR; the protein is encoded by the coding sequence GTGAGCACCCAGACCCCCGCCGTGCTGCGCCCGCACGCCGAGCAGGCCTACGCCGACGAACTCGCCGCCCTCGCCAAGGCCGACGACCGCCCCCGCCCGCCCGGCTGGAAACTGTCGCCCTGGGCCGTCACCCAGTACGTCCTCGGCACCACCCTCGACGACGGCACCGAGATCACCCCCAAGTACGTCGGCGCGCGCCGCGTGGTCGAGGTCGCCGTCGCCACCCTGGCCACCGACCGCGCCCTGCTGCTGCTCGGCGTGCCCGGCACCGCCAAGACCTGGCTGTCCGAACACCTCGCCGCCGCCGTCGCCGGAGACTCCACACTGCTGGTCCAGGGCACGGCGGGCACCGCCGAGGAGGCCGTGCGCTACGGCTGGAACTACGCCCGGCTGCTCGCCGAGGGCCCCTCGGAGCAGGCGCTGGTGCCCAGCCCGGTCATGACCGCCATGTCCGAGGGGCGCCTGGCCCGCGTCGAGGAGCTCACCCGCATCCCCTCCGACGTGCAGGACGCGCTGATCACCATCCTGTCGGAGAAGACCCTGCCGGTGCCCGAGCTCGGCATCGAGGTGCAGGCCCGGCGCGGCTTCAACATCATCGCCACCGCCAACGACCGCGACCGCGGCGTCAACGACCTGTCCAGCGCGCTGCGCCGCCGCTTCAACACCGTCGTGCTGCCGGTCCCGCAGACCGCCGACGACGAGGTCGAGATCGTCACCCGCCGCGTCGCCCAACTGGGCCGCAACCTCGACCTGCCCGAGGTGCCCGCCGGACTCACCGAGATCCGCCGGGTCGTCACCGTCTTCCGGGAACTGCGCAACGGCGTCACCGAGGACGGCCGCACCAAGGTCAAGTCCCCCAGCGGCACCCTCAGCACCGCCGAGGCGATCTCCGTCATCACCAACGGCATCGCCCTGGCCGCGCACTTCGGCGACGGCGTGCTGCGCCCCGGCGACGTCGCCGCCGGGATCAGCGGCGCGGTCGTGCAGGACCCGGTCTCCGACGGCGTGGTGTGGCGCGAGTACCTGGAGACCGTGGTGCGCGAACGCGACGACTGGGACGACTTCTACCGCGCCTGCCGGGAGGCGAGCCGCTGA
- a CDS encoding DUF5682 family protein → MPKVDTERVHVLGVRHHGPGSARAVRAELERLRPDAVLIEGPPEADALTGLVNGLEPPVALLAYDQSDPARAAFWPFAAFSPEWQALRHAADHGAEVRFCDLPAAHTLAGEQEAPEGEQTRARVDPLGVLAEAAGYDDPERWWDDVVEQRDADGPSPFPAIAEAMAAVRAELAPEPETEREARREAHMRQVLRATLRAGHRKVAVVCGAWHVPALLDLPSAASDSRLLRGLPKTKVAATWIPWTHGRLAASGGYRAGVRSPGWYHHLFTVPDRPVERWLTEAARRLRDKDQPVSSSHVIEAVRLCGGLAALRGRPLAGLEEIAEATSAVLCEGSQARARLVHDAMALGERLGAVPPTTPTVPLQRDLAARQKRLRLKPEALDRDLTLDLRRELDRERSALLHRLRLLGVQWGRPRHDTVRSRGTFRETWTLRWEPEADLAVIEASRWGTTVAAATAARVHADAADADLPTLTRLIEDCLLADLPDAVSAVVARVSERAAEDADIQHLMKALPPLARSSRYGSVRRFDADALRGIAVELLRRVCVGLAAALGGLGEDAAAPMAAAVDATHGAAVLLGGDAEDEWLDALVSLAPRGAVPGRVAGRVHRILRDSDRLDADTLHIRLSQIASPGTAPERTAAWIEGFLSGSGLLLVHDPALLDLVDRWLTGLGERAFVDVLPLLRRTFGGFAAPERRAVADRVARADDAPGRYGDGEQPTDAERAAPAVAAVAVILGLPAPTPPHERQPV, encoded by the coding sequence ATGCCCAAGGTCGACACCGAACGCGTCCACGTCCTGGGCGTCCGCCACCACGGCCCCGGGTCGGCGCGCGCGGTCCGCGCGGAACTGGAGCGGCTGCGCCCCGACGCCGTGCTGATCGAGGGTCCCCCCGAGGCCGACGCGCTCACCGGGCTCGTCAACGGCCTGGAACCGCCGGTCGCGCTGCTCGCCTACGACCAGTCCGACCCGGCCCGCGCCGCGTTCTGGCCGTTCGCCGCCTTCTCCCCGGAGTGGCAGGCGCTGCGCCACGCCGCCGACCACGGCGCCGAGGTGCGTTTCTGCGACCTTCCGGCCGCCCACACCCTGGCCGGGGAGCAGGAGGCCCCCGAAGGGGAGCAGACGCGCGCCCGCGTCGACCCGCTCGGCGTGCTCGCCGAGGCCGCGGGCTACGACGACCCCGAACGCTGGTGGGACGACGTCGTGGAGCAGCGCGACGCCGACGGCCCGTCCCCGTTCCCCGCCATCGCCGAGGCGATGGCGGCGGTGCGCGCCGAACTCGCCCCCGAACCCGAGACCGAGCGCGAGGCCCGCCGCGAGGCGCACATGCGCCAGGTGCTGCGCGCCACCCTGCGCGCCGGACACCGGAAGGTGGCCGTGGTGTGCGGCGCCTGGCACGTGCCCGCCCTGCTGGACCTGCCCAGCGCCGCCTCCGACTCCCGCCTGCTGCGCGGCCTGCCCAAGACGAAGGTCGCCGCCACCTGGATTCCGTGGACGCACGGACGGCTCGCGGCCTCGGGCGGCTACCGCGCCGGGGTGCGCTCACCCGGCTGGTACCACCACCTGTTCACCGTGCCCGACCGGCCCGTGGAGCGGTGGCTGACCGAGGCGGCGCGGCGGCTGCGGGACAAGGACCAGCCGGTGTCGTCCTCCCACGTCATCGAGGCGGTGCGGCTGTGCGGGGGACTGGCCGCCCTGCGCGGCCGCCCCCTGGCGGGACTGGAGGAGATCGCCGAGGCCACCTCGGCGGTGCTGTGCGAGGGGTCGCAGGCGCGCGCCCGGCTCGTGCACGACGCCATGGCCCTGGGCGAGCGGCTCGGCGCGGTCCCGCCCACCACGCCCACGGTCCCGCTGCAACGCGACCTCGCCGCCCGGCAGAAGCGACTGCGCCTCAAACCCGAGGCGCTCGACCGGGACCTCACCCTCGACCTGCGCAGGGAACTCGACCGGGAACGCAGCGCCCTGCTGCACCGGCTGCGGCTGCTCGGCGTGCAATGGGGGCGGCCCCGCCACGACACCGTCCGCTCGCGCGGCACGTTCCGCGAGACCTGGACCCTGCGCTGGGAGCCCGAGGCCGACCTCGCGGTCATCGAGGCCAGCCGGTGGGGCACCACCGTCGCCGCGGCGACCGCGGCGCGCGTGCACGCCGACGCCGCCGACGCCGACCTGCCCACACTGACCCGGCTCATCGAGGACTGCCTGCTCGCCGACCTGCCCGACGCCGTCTCCGCCGTGGTGGCGCGGGTGTCGGAGCGGGCCGCCGAGGACGCCGACATCCAGCACCTGATGAAGGCGCTGCCCCCGCTGGCGCGCTCCTCCCGCTACGGCAGCGTCCGCCGCTTCGACGCCGACGCGCTGCGCGGCATCGCCGTGGAACTGCTGCGCCGCGTCTGCGTGGGGCTGGCCGCGGCGCTGGGCGGACTGGGCGAGGACGCCGCCGCCCCGATGGCCGCCGCCGTCGACGCCACCCACGGAGCGGCCGTCCTGCTCGGCGGCGACGCCGAGGACGAGTGGCTCGACGCCCTGGTCTCCCTGGCGCCCCGCGGCGCCGTCCCCGGCCGCGTCGCCGGACGGGTGCACCGCATCCTCCGCGACAGCGACCGCCTGGACGCCGACACCCTGCACATCCGGCTGAGCCAGATCGCCTCACCCGGCACCGCGCCCGAGCGCACCGCCGCCTGGATCGAGGGGTTTCTGTCGGGGAGCGGACTGCTGCTGGTGCACGACCCCGCGCTGCTCGATCTCGTCGACCGGTGGCTCACCGGCCTCGGCGAGCGCGCGTTCGTCGACGTGCTGCCGCTGCTGCGCCGCACCTTCGGCGGCTTCGCCGCACCCGAGCGCCGCGCCGTAGCCGACCGGGTGGCCCGGGCCGACGACGCCCCCGGCCGGTACGGCGACGGCGAGCAGCCGACCGACGCCGAACGGGCCGCTCCCGCCGTGGCCGCGGTCGCTGTGATCCTCGGCCTGCCCGCCCCGACCCCACCGCACGAAAGGCAACCGGTATGA
- a CDS encoding VWA domain-containing protein, which produces MNNDLDAAAASTSERTRRWRLVLGAEADAACGGPGGDDARMDAALAALYDSGGEEGAQRSAGLGSSAPKVARWLGDIRRYFPSTVVRVMQHDAMRRLGLRQLLLEPEMMEAVEPDVHLVGTLLSLKDVMPQTARESARVVVRSVVGELERKLAQHTRSVVQGALDRSARTTRPRRVADIDWDRTIRRNLQHYLPEQRTVVPQTLIGYGRRSRGVQRDVVLAIDQSGSMASSVVYASVFGAVLGSMRTLRTSLVVFDTSVVDLTERLSDPVEVLFGTQLGGGTDINRAVAYCQGLLTRPADSVFVLISDLYEGGIREEMVRRVAEMTAAGVQVVVLLALSDEGAPAYDRGNAAALAALGVPAFACTPDMFPDLMAAAIQGRPLTAWAERYGDLS; this is translated from the coding sequence ATGAACAACGACCTCGACGCGGCCGCGGCGAGCACGTCGGAGCGGACGCGGCGCTGGCGGCTGGTGCTCGGCGCCGAGGCCGACGCGGCCTGCGGCGGGCCGGGCGGCGACGACGCCCGCATGGACGCCGCACTGGCCGCCCTCTACGACAGCGGCGGGGAGGAGGGCGCACAGCGGTCGGCCGGACTCGGCTCCTCCGCGCCGAAGGTGGCGCGCTGGCTCGGCGACATCCGCCGCTACTTCCCGTCCACCGTCGTGCGGGTGATGCAGCACGACGCCATGCGGCGGCTGGGGCTGCGGCAGTTGCTGCTGGAACCGGAGATGATGGAGGCGGTCGAGCCCGACGTCCACCTCGTGGGCACTCTGCTGTCCCTGAAGGACGTCATGCCGCAGACCGCCCGCGAGTCGGCGCGCGTGGTGGTCCGCTCCGTGGTCGGGGAACTGGAGCGCAAGCTGGCCCAGCACACCCGCTCGGTGGTCCAGGGCGCGCTCGACCGCTCGGCGCGCACCACCCGTCCCCGGCGGGTCGCCGACATCGACTGGGACCGCACCATCCGCCGCAACCTCCAGCACTACCTGCCCGAACAGCGCACCGTCGTGCCGCAGACCCTGATCGGCTACGGGCGGCGCAGCCGGGGAGTGCAGCGCGACGTCGTCCTCGCCATCGACCAGAGCGGATCGATGGCCTCGTCGGTGGTGTACGCCAGCGTGTTCGGCGCGGTGCTGGGGTCGATGCGGACCCTGCGCACCTCCCTGGTGGTGTTCGACACCTCCGTCGTCGACCTCACCGAGCGGTTGAGCGACCCGGTCGAGGTGCTGTTCGGCACGCAACTCGGCGGCGGCACCGACATCAACCGGGCCGTCGCCTACTGCCAGGGGCTCCTCACCCGCCCCGCCGACTCGGTCTTCGTGCTGATCAGCGACCTGTACGAGGGCGGCATCCGCGAGGAGATGGTGCGCCGCGTGGCCGAGATGACCGCGGCCGGGGTGCAGGTGGTGGTGCTGCTCGCGCTCTCCGACGAGGGCGCGCCCGCCTACGACCGCGGCAACGCCGCGGCCCTGGCCGCGCTGGGGGTGCCCGCGTTCGCCTGCACGCCCGACATGTTCCCGGACCTGATGGCCGCGGCCATCCAGGGGCGGCCGCTCACCGCCTGGGCGGAGCGGTACGGGGACCTCTCGTAG
- a CDS encoding spermidine synthase: MSARFQELDWRPTPMGEISLRRRWDPVFGEYAYEVKLDDEFLMSSLFTKAEVEVARLALAELPQPRLDVVVGGLGLGYTARTVLTESRVESLVVVEALGEVIEWTERGLVPEGAALAADPRCRLVRGDFFALAASPEGFDPDVPHRRFHAAVVDIDHSPRHLLSPGHAAFYEAAGLRRLADHLHPGGVFALWSNDPPDADFTAVLEEVFTDVRAHTVVFPNPLQDRESANTVYLARNTAA; encoded by the coding sequence ATGAGTGCTCGTTTCCAGGAACTCGACTGGCGGCCGACCCCGATGGGGGAGATCAGTCTGCGCCGCCGCTGGGACCCGGTCTTCGGCGAGTACGCCTACGAGGTCAAACTCGACGACGAGTTCCTGATGTCCAGCCTGTTCACGAAGGCGGAGGTGGAGGTCGCGCGGCTGGCCTTGGCCGAGCTGCCACAGCCGCGCCTCGACGTGGTCGTGGGCGGGCTCGGGCTCGGCTACACCGCGCGCACGGTGTTGACGGAGTCGAGGGTGGAGTCGCTGGTCGTGGTGGAGGCGCTCGGCGAGGTGATCGAGTGGACCGAACGCGGCCTGGTGCCGGAGGGCGCCGCGCTGGCGGCCGATCCCCGCTGCCGCCTGGTCCGCGGTGACTTCTTCGCGCTGGCCGCCTCTCCCGAGGGCTTCGACCCCGACGTCCCGCACCGGCGCTTCCACGCCGCCGTCGTCGACATCGACCACTCGCCGCGGCACCTGCTCTCCCCCGGCCACGCGGCCTTCTACGAGGCCGCCGGGTTGCGGCGGCTCGCCGACCACCTCCACCCGGGCGGAGTCTTCGCCCTGTGGTCCAACGACCCGCCCGACGCGGACTTCACCGCGGTGCTGGAGGAGGTCTTCACCGACGTGCGGGCGCACACCGTCGTCTTCCCCAACCCCCTCCAGGACCGCGAGTCCGCCAACACGGTCTACCTCGCGCGGAACACGGCCGCCTGA
- a CDS encoding SpoIIE family protein phosphatase: MTAHVTHGTGRLDLSALLEDSAEDLYENAPCGYLSTTPDGTIVKINTTLLTWLGRTREELVGRHSFTDLLTVGGRIYHETHFAPLLRMQGEVGGIALDLRTAAGDRLPVLVTSTVRADADGSPLLVRTTVFDARDRRAYERELLRARREAERERERLQRLAATLQQTLLPPALPTVPGLQTAAHYHIASPDQVGGDFYDLFPVSDGRWGFFLGDVVGKGVEAAAVTSLARYALRSATVSDPTPTAVLGNLNTVLEQQYRDGDPRYCTVVFGLLTLTGDGWDLVLASGGHPPALLLRADGTAEYRHTPGGLVVGILPDAHFGTATAHLAPGDTLLLYTDGLTEARVDSDRNRYGEEALRDFAAATAPATASSTVAAVRDLLADFGDGLDDDTAVLALGVPAR; this comes from the coding sequence GTGACGGCGCACGTCACGCACGGCACGGGACGGCTGGACCTGTCCGCGCTGCTGGAGGACAGTGCCGAGGACCTGTACGAGAACGCCCCGTGCGGCTACCTGTCCACGACCCCGGACGGCACGATCGTCAAGATCAACACGACCCTGCTGACCTGGCTCGGCCGTACCCGGGAGGAACTGGTCGGCCGCCACTCCTTCACCGACCTGCTCACCGTCGGCGGCAGGATCTACCACGAGACCCATTTCGCCCCGCTGCTGCGCATGCAGGGCGAGGTGGGCGGCATCGCCCTCGACCTGCGGACCGCGGCCGGGGACCGACTGCCGGTACTGGTCACCTCCACGGTCCGCGCCGACGCCGACGGCAGTCCCCTGCTGGTCCGCACCACCGTCTTCGACGCCCGCGACCGCCGCGCCTACGAAAGGGAACTGCTGCGCGCCCGCAGGGAGGCCGAGCGGGAACGCGAACGCCTGCAGCGCCTGGCCGCCACCCTGCAGCAGACCCTGCTCCCCCCGGCGCTGCCGACGGTGCCGGGCCTGCAGACCGCCGCGCACTACCACATCGCCTCCCCCGACCAGGTGGGCGGCGACTTCTACGACCTGTTCCCCGTCTCCGACGGCCGGTGGGGCTTCTTCCTCGGCGACGTGGTCGGCAAGGGCGTCGAGGCCGCGGCCGTGACCTCCCTGGCCCGCTACGCCCTGCGCTCCGCGACCGTCTCCGACCCGACGCCCACCGCCGTGCTGGGCAACCTCAACACCGTCCTCGAACAGCAGTACCGCGACGGCGACCCGCGCTACTGCACCGTCGTGTTCGGTCTGCTCACCCTCACCGGCGACGGCTGGGACCTCGTCCTCGCCAGCGGCGGCCACCCGCCCGCCCTGCTGCTGCGCGCCGACGGGACCGCCGAGTACCGGCACACCCCCGGCGGACTGGTCGTCGGCATCCTGCCCGACGCCCACTTCGGCACCGCCACCGCGCACCTGGCTCCGGGGGACACCCTGCTGCTCTACACCGACGGGCTCACCGAGGCACGCGTGGACTCCGACCGGAACCGCTACGGCGAGGAGGCCCTGCGCGACTTCGCCGCCGCGACGGCCCCCGCCACCGCGTCCTCGACCGTCGCCGCGGTGCGGGACCTGCTGGCGGACTTCGGCGACGGCCTGGACGACGACACCGCGGTGCTGGCGCTCGGCGTCCCCGCGCGCTGA